A stretch of DNA from Candidatus Neomarinimicrobiota bacterium:
TAATCTTCTGCATCATCCAACACATCTAGCAAATCTCTTCGTTGTAAATCTTTAGGTAATTTATTGTGATACCATGCAGCGGCAGTAAAGTATGGCACGCGAAGCGCGGCGCCAACGGGCCCGGCACGACGACCGCTACCTGAGTCAATGCCCAACTCAGTAGGTGAAACCAATATGACACCATTGAGATACATCCACTGGCGACCTTGCAGTGCGTAGGCCAACCCTGAAACGCGAGTGGTGCCATAGCTTTCGCCAATGAGATATTTTGGAGATTCCCACCGATTTACGCGCTGAATAAAGGTATTAATCCATTCCGCCAAATATTTAATATCCGCATTGACGCCAAAAAATGTTTCTTTCTTTACTTCTTTATCCACGATTCGGGAATAACCCGTATTCACCGGGTTTACATAAACAATGTCCGCCACATCTAAAATAGAATAGGGATTGCTTTTCACACCATAGGGCTGGATGGGAAAACCTTCATCATCCACATTCAAAATCATGGGGCCCGTATAGGCCAAGTGCATCCAGACCGAACCAGATCCAGGGCCACCATTGAACGAAATCATGATAGGACGAGTGTTCTTTTTCTTAATGTCAGTCCTTTCATAATATGTATAATGAACCGCCGCAATGGGCTTGCCATCTTCATTCCAAACAGGTTGAGTTCCTGTTGTGGCTTTATATTCAATTCGCTTATTCTTAATCGTGGTTTTATGGTTTGTTACCACTGTGGTGTC
This window harbors:
- a CDS encoding carboxypeptidase; amino-acid sequence: MLKRSLFFYTLFFGAILAQSRSLPADTTVVTNHKTTIKNKRIEYKATTGTQPVWNEDGKPIAAVHYTYYERTDIKKKNTRPIMISFNGGPGSGSVWMHLAYTGPMILNVDDEGFPIQPYGVKSNPYSILDVADIVYVNPVNTGYSRIVDKEVKKETFFGVNADIKYLAEWINTFIQRVNRWESPKYLIGESYGTTRVSGLAYALQGRQWMYLNGVILVSPTELGIDSGSGRRAGPVGAALRVPYFTAAAWYHNKLPKDLQRRDLLDVLDDAEDYAVNELMAVIAKGGFVDEKERQEAARKMARYSGISEESILSYNLDVPSSFFWKELLREEGYTVGRLDSRYKGIDKTKAGDSPDFNSELTSWLHSFTPAINYYYKNVLKFETDMKYNMFGPVRPWDSSNNRTGENLRQAMAQNPYLHTMVQSGYYDGATKYFDAKYTMWRLDPSGRMKDRLSFKGYRSGHMM